The genomic region AAAGTAAAgtagaaaatacatatatatcaccTCAAACTCATGATTTTAATAATGTTTCCCTTTAAAATAACTGAATGTATATTAAAGGTTAGTTgctttaatgaaaaatattaagtaaataaaagtacTGTTAGGTTCAGATATGGCAAATATAGTAGAAAGGGTAACAATGAAGTATGAGAAACACTAAGTCagactcagttttttttttttttttgagacagagtcttgctctgttgcccaggctggagtgcagtggtgcaatttcagctcaccacaacctccgcctcctgggttcaagcaattcttgcgcctcagccttccaagtagctgggactacaggtgcaagccaccacacctggctaattttttatatttttcgtagagacagggttttgtcacgttgtgcaggctggtctcaaactcctgacctcaggtgatctgcccgcctcagcctcccaaagtgctgggattacaggtgtgagccacagtgcctggcccagactCAGTTTActgtaaaaatatgtaacaatttATACATTTTACTGTGTATACAAACTGTACCTAAATAAcaggaggccaggagcagtggctcatgcttgtaatctcagtactttgggaggccgaggcaggactgcttgagctcaagagttcaagaccagcctgggtaacataggaagatcgcgtctctacaaaaaaaaaaaaaaatgagctgggcttggtggcatgcacttgcagtcccagctgcttgggaggccaaggtgtgaggattgtttgagtctaggaggtcaaggctacagtgagccatgactgtgccactgcacttcagcctgggtgacagagtgcaaccctgtctctaaaaataaaaaataataataaaataaaatgcctcagGTGCCAACCCTGCCATTCATTAGCTCTATCTACTCACTGATGGAACAGTGAATACATAGATTTGATGGGGGCTGGACCACATGATAAAGCAACTGTAACAAAATGTTAACATAGAACAGGGTGGCGCATACTCAGAATGATTCACTGCACAATTCTTTCCACTTCTCTGAAAACTTGCATGCTGGAAAGAATGTCCAACATGATTGTTTACAGATTGTCCCAAacaatgaatgcatgaatgaatgagtacgTAAGGCCTCAAAGACGGcagaggccaggtacagtggctcacacctgtaatctcagcactttgggaggccaaggtgtgcggatcacctgaggtcatgagtttgagaccagcctggccaacatggcaaaatgccgtctgtactaaaaatataaaaattagccagacatggtagtgcccacctgtaatcccagctactcgggaggctgaggcaggagaattgcttgaaccgggaagtggaggttgcagtgagccaagatcacgccattgcactccagcctaggtgacagagcgagactctgtcaaaacaaacaaacaaacaaacaaaaaagggagaAATCTGCTGACATACCTTCTTTATGCTGTCTATATATAGGAAAGTGGGCATGTATTACTTTcataataaaactttctttttagagacaaaaaCGATATAAGAAGTCCATGGATAAAATCGGCATTTATTCAGAAGGCATGATGCCAGGAAGAAACTCCCCAAGTGGGAGACAATGGCTGGCCCCCCTGCAAGGGAAACAAGGCTTCAGCCCTTCCCTACTCCCAGACCTGCCGGGAAGGCTGGGAGCACAGTTCATGGAGGGTCTCTGGGGTGGGCCTGGGTGTCTGACCTGTCCCTCTGCCCACAGGTGAATGTGACCTGCGTCCTGAGGATCCCGAGTATCAGGAGAGCTGGCAGAGGAAGTCATGCAGAGGCAAAGCCAGGAGCCCCGACAGGGAGATCCCCAGTGTGTCAGAGATGCAGGTGGCCGCCATTGCAAACTCCCGGTGCTCATCACTGGTCTGGGAGGGCAGAGAGCAGGGGTGAGGCTTCAGTCCCAGACATCCCTGCCCTGGGTGTCCCTGGACAGGCCACCCCCAGCCCTTGCCCGGCCAATGCTGACCTCCAGGGCGATGTTGTGGAAGGTGTTCACGTAGGCTGCGCCTCCCAGGAGCCCCTCATACAGAATGATCAGGAAGACGAGGTAGATGCTTGGCAGAAAGCCGAACCACACGTCTGCCAGCAGGAACACCAGGTTGAGGCACTGTGAACAGAGGGAGAGGCTAAGCCTGGGACCAGGGcggggcagggaaggagaggtGGCCTCCCCTCCAGGGGCCCCTGGTTTTAGGAGTTACTGGTGAAGGAGAGGGCTGCCAGGTCTAGATAAAATCTCAACACcagcccggtgcggtggctcacacctgtaatcccagcactttgggaggctgaggtgggcagatcacctgaggtcaggatttcgagaccagcctggcctggtctctactaaacatggtaaaaccccatctcaactaaaaatacaaaaattatctgggtgtagtggtcctgtagtcccagctacttggaaggctgaggcaggagaatcacttgaacctgggaggcagaggctgcagtaagccaagatcgcagcactgcactccagcctgggcaacagagagagactccatcccaaaaaaaaaaaaaaaaaaaaaaaaattctcaacctcagcctggtgcagtggctcatgcaggtaataccagcacattgggagaccaaggtgggatgatcacttgaggccaggagttcgagaccagcctgggcaacataacaaaactccgtctctacaaaaaatttaaaaattagttgagcatggtggcacgcacctgcagtcccagctactcgggagtctgagccaggaggattgcttgaacccaggaggtggaggctgcagtaagctatgattgtgccactgcactccagcctgggtgacagagcaagatcctgtctcataaaaataaaaataaaaataaaaataaaaataaataaaaaaaaaatggaggcttCTTAAAGGAAGTGGGACCATTGAAACCAGGATTTCTCAATTGCAGCACTCTTGGCATTTGGTGCTGGTTGTTCTGCATGGTGAGGGCTGTCCTGTATATGGCAGTGCATTTAGCAggatccctggcctctgcccgcTAGATGCCCATAGCATccctcagttgtgacaaccaaagcATGCCTGCAGACGTTGCCAAACATCCTCTGGGCAGCAAAATTGCCCCTGTTTGAAAAACCGTTGGTTCACGATGGTAAAACAAGGTGGGAGTAGCCGGGCATCCTATTcagctgggctcgaactcctggtctcaagcagtcgctgcccccctgcctcagcctcccaaagtgctgggattataggcaggagccaccgcacctggccaggaagcCTCTTTGATCCCCACCCCAGGGTGTAGGTCCCACCTCTGTGCCCCAGTCTCTCAAGGAGGTGCCATCCTCCCAGCCCTGACCACACCACATTGCCTCTTGTGCAGTGTGTAGGCCTCCTCCTGGCGGTTCATACTTTTCGTATATGTAAGAATCGCCTGGGGATCTAGGTACAAATGCCCCAAGCGGGGCTTACCCTAGAGGTCCTAATTCATTAAATCTGAGGTGGACTTAAAGATGAGCATTAAAAAGGACACAcctctagccaggtgtggtggctcacacctgtaatcccagcactttggaaggccaaggcgggtggatcacctgaggtcaggagttcaagaccagcctggccaacatggcgaaaccccatctctactaaaaaatacaaaaattagccaggtgtggtggcacgtgcctgtaatcccagctacgcaggaggctgaggcagaagaatcgcctgaacctgggaggcggaggttgcagtgagccaagatcacgccattgtactctagcctgagctacaagagcgaaactctgtctctaaaaaacaaaacaaaacaaaacaaaacaaaaaatttgctgggcttggtggcgcgcacctgtaatcccagctactcggaaggctgaggcttgagaatcgcttgaatctgggaggcaggggttgcagtgagccaagattgcactgctacattccagcctgggcaacagagcgagactccatctcaaaaaacaaaacaaaacaaaaaacattatagCTAAAAACATGTAGCTTAAAACCATAAGCTACATGTTTCAGTGGTATCTACAAGCACCCTGAGTTATAAATTTGGGGTTTTGTGGGTACAAACCCTGGGCTTGCAGCACTGCTCAGATAAATAAGGAAGGAGGCTGGAGGATATTTACATGCTTTTGCCATAATACGAaagtgtaatctttttttttgagatagggtctcacccaggctggggtacagtggcatgattatggctcactgcagcctggaactcctgggctaaagcaatcctcctgcctcagcctcccgagtagctgggattacaggtgaatgtCACCACaccctgttgttgttttttgtagagatgaggtctcctgatgttacccaggctgctctctcaaacttctgggctcaagcaattctcccacctggcttattttttttttaaatattttgtagaggtggggggtctcactatgttgcccagtctggtctcaagctcctggcttcaagtgatcctcccaccctagcctccaaaagcattgggattacaggtgtgaaccacaacACCTAGCCTAAAGTATAATCTCTATTTCTGTATTTTGCTATCACAGAATTGAGttcctaagtcttttttttttggagatggagtctcgctctgtggcccaggctggagtacagtactgcaatctcggctcactgcaacctccatatccggggttcaagcaattctcctgcctcagcctagcgagtagctgagatgacaggcaggtgccaccacgcccaactaatttttgtatttttagtagagacggggtttcactgtgttggccagactggtctcaaactcctgatcctgacctcaggtgattcacctgccttggcctcccaaagtgctgggattacaggtgtgagccaccaggactGGCCAAGTTCCTAAATTTCAAAGGCAGAGGACTTTCCTGTCACAGTTGACAGTTTATTGTAACAGTTACCTGCAGGGGCTGTGGATTTGTAACCTTGAAACAATGAATGCTGGTTATATGAAACTCCTTTTATTAGACTGTTGTAAGGAAGGGTGTTTGCGCCCTTAAAGCTGTAAACTACTGTTTGCCAAGGGCAGTTGAATTTGCTCACCACCCTCAAGATAAATAACCCACTGACTTCAAAGTCACCAATTCTATTATAATTAACTATCTAGAATAAAAGAACtgtatattttcttatagttAGAAACATTATTTGAAAGCCTGTCTCTTTGCCTGAGGTAAATgacctatgatcatgccactgtactccagcctaggcgacagaggaaGGTTCcgacttttcctttcttttttctttttctgggagacagggtctcgctctattgcctaggctggagtgcagtggcatgaccttggttactgcagccttgacctcatgggttcaagtgatcctcccacctcagcttcccagtagctaagactacaggtgtgcgccactgcacctggctaatttttgtagagatgtgattgcgccatgttgcccaggctggacttgaactaccaagctcaaatgatccacctgcctcagcctcccatagtgctgggattacaggcatgagccacctggcccGGCCCAATCCCAatgcttaaaacacacacacacacacacacacacacacacacacacacacacacactacaaaaTCTTGTTCTTCGATTCTTTCTCTCATCTCTATTTCTTACAACTACCCTGAAAAATAGGTATTGGCCACACCCAATTTAtacatgaggaaattgaggctcagagaggttctgAGACCTGCCCTAAGTCACACAGTGGCTGAGTACTGAAGCTCAGTTTTGCTTGGCTCCTGAGACTATACATTTTACATGGAGCTCTGCTGGACTTTGGTTCCCTGTGCTAAGAAATGATAGTGTACAATTTACacttccctgtaatcccagcactttgggaggctgaggccggcagatcacctgaggtcaggagttcaagaccagccaatatggcaaaatcccacctctactaaaaatacaaaaattagccaggtatggtggtgggcgcctgtaatcccagctactcaggagactgaggcaggagagtcacttgaacccgggaggcagaggttgcagtaagccaagattgcgctactgcactccagcctggacgacagagcgagactctgtctcaaaaaaaaaaaaaaaatttacacttcCCACTGATAGTGGGAAGCAGGGGGTTTGGGGAAGCTGGGAGCCAAGCTGGGAGCCAAGGTGGGAGTGAAGTGAGGGGCAGGGGTTTGGTACCTGCAGCAGGGCCAGGGCCCAGGTGAAACGGATGCGACAGCAGCGGAGAGAAGAGCGGGAGGCAAAGACGCCAGCCTGGTACAGCATCTGGTACCTGAGGTTAGGGTAGGGGGTAGGAGAGGAGGCTCCTCCAGGGACCATCCCGCTCCCCCCGGTGCCTACTGGGCAGGGCAGCTGCATCACCACGGCGCCCTCCCAGCCCACTGCCCTCGCTCCTCTTACCAGCGGTATTGCTGAGCGTGACTCAGGGAAGTGTTCCGGAAAAAGAGGAGTTCAAACTGCAACAAATACCAGACAGGGGAGATGGACGGGGCCGTGTGGGTCCCGGCCCCAATCGCCACCTCCACACCCCTCCTAGCACCCCTCACTTACAAGTCCCTGGTTAATGAAATACTTGGCAAAGTAAACTACGACCAAGGGAACAATGTACCACAGCAGACCCTGGAAAAGGCAGAAGATATAAGCGGGGGGCCTGGAGGTGAGCAAGCCCCACAGGGACATACCCCAGCCATCATCCGAACCTTGAACACTGTCCACCTTTCCCGAAGggagaggctggagctggagcctgCAGGGGAACAGAGAGAGAAGGGCAGATGAAGTTTTCACACTGAAGACTCGGCAAAGAGGCACCGGTATGACAGAATTAACCAGACCACGCAACAGTGGGAACTCACTTACGTGCCACTGGATtggacacttaaaaatggttaaaatggctgggcgcagtggctcatgcttgtaatcccagcaccttgggagactgaggtgggcggatcacctgaggtcaggagttcaagaccaccctggccaacatggagaaaccccatctctactaaaaatacaaaaattagccatgtgtggtggcaggtgcctgtagtcccagctactcgggtggctgaggcaggagaatcacttgaacccgggaggcagaggttgtagtgagctgagattgcgccattgcactccagcctgggcaacaagagcgaaactccgcctcaaaaaaataaagtaagataaaaaataataaaatggtaaacTTCGAGTAATATACATACTTTATCatgatgaaaataaaagctaACCAGGTGAGACCTCTTCACGtctctttgatttttaatttttttttattttttgagacagagtctcactcagttgcccaggctgcagtgcagtggtgcaatctcagctcactgcagcctctgcctcctgggttcaagtgattctcgtgcctcagcttcccaagtggctgggactacaggcatgcaccaccacacctggctaatttttttatttttagtagagacggggttttaccatgttggccagactggtctcaaactcttgatctcagatgatccatctgcctcagcctcccaaagtgctgggattacaggtgtgaaccaccacgcccggccaatgtcTCTTGTACAGTTCCACAGATGGCCATTGGCCCACCCTGCCCAGTCTCACTGGCCATTCTCTGGTTCTAGAACATCCCAGCTTATCCCCACCGCAGGGCCTCAGCACTTGTGATTGGAATGCCTGGTACATGGTAAGTACTCAATTAAtatccctccttctctccctcccttccttcctttcttttcttttcttttctttttttttttttgcgacaaggtcttgctctgttgcccaggctggactcagacttctgagctcaagcggtcctcctgcctcagcctcccaaagtgctgggatatacaggcgtgagccactgtgctcgtcCTCAACAAGTATTTCTCAAATAGACAAAGGCTTTTCCAATAACCAGTACACTCACTCTCTTTCCCCTCTTAACTTTGCCTATTGCAGAGAGGAAAAGGCCAAacccagagagaaagaaagtgaccTCTCTGAGGGTCTGTGTCTCCTACCTGGCTTCGACTCCGGGGCCTCGGTTCTTATGAGGGGCTGCCGGGCTGCGCTCTCTGCCTCTTCTTCCCCTCCAGGGTCCTGGGCCTCAGGAGATGTGAGCAACAAGAAATAGCTAGGAGTAGGATGAAGGCAGGGTCAGAAAACCCTACTGGCTGGGAAGGTCCCCAGGGACCATCTAGGCCACTTTTCCCAGGGAACACCTCTACCTTTGAACACTTCCAAAGATGGGTAGCTCACTGCCTCTAAGGCTTCTACGCTGTGCGGGAGAGCTCCAATTGTGGACAAAGGCTTCCTTCT from Pan troglodytes isolate AG18354 chromosome 18, NHGRI_mPanTro3-v2.0_pri, whole genome shotgun sequence harbors:
- the LOC112208101 gene encoding battenin isoform X2, with amino-acid sequence MLSAAHDILSHKRTSGNQSHVDPGPTLMPHNSSSRFDCNSVSTAAVLLADILPTLVIKLLAPLGLHLLPYSPRVLVSGICAAGSFVLVAFSHSVGTSLCGVVFTSISSGLGEVTFLSLTAFYPRAVISWWSSGTGGAGLLGALSYLGLTQAGLSPQQTLLSMLGIPALLLASYFLLLTSPEAQDPGGEEEAESAARQPLIRTEAPESKPGSSSSLSLRERWTVFKGLLWYIVPLVVVYFAKYFINQGLFELLFFRNTSLSHAQQYRWYQMLYQAGVFASRSSLRCCRIRFTWALALLQCLNLVFLLADVWFGFLPSIYLVFLIILYEGLLGGAAYVNTFHNIALETSDEHREFAMAATCISDTLGISLSGLLALPLHDFLCQLS
- the LOC112208101 gene encoding battenin isoform X1; the protein is MLSAAHDILSHKRTSGNQSHVDPGPTLMPHNSSSRFDCNSVSTAARCAPGGHPPHTRHQTVGSSWPSPAALQPPGSRQWDLCCWKLRPGCLFSFCGDQPVCYFLLLTSPEAQDPGGEEEAESAARQPLIRTEAPESKPGSSSSLSLRERWTVFKGLLWYIVPLVVVYFAKYFINQGLFELLFFRNTSLSHAQQYRWYQMLYQAGVFASRSSLRCCRIRFTWALALLQCLNLVFLLADVWFGFLPSIYLVFLIILYEGLLGGAAYVNTFHNIALETSDEHREFAMAATCISDTLGISLSGLLALPLHDFLCQLS